The genomic region AGTACCTGTCCTTCTTCCCTGGCTTTCTGCCGCCGCCGCGGGGTTGCCTTTTCGGTTTTACTTGGATCTTTTGCCATCTATCAACCGCCAAACAGCTTAATAAGTGTAAACAAATTGGATGTAAGCATTTCAACAAGTGAACTTATAGCATAGACTATAGCTGAAAAACCAACGATAAGAGCAAAAAGGCCAACAAATATTTGAAGTGGAAGCCCCACTATAAAAACGTTTATCTGAGGAATTAACCTGTTTATAAGGGCAAGGGCAAGGTTCGTAACAAAAAGCGTAAGCATTACAGGAAAAGCTAACTTAAAAGCTAAAGAAAAAAGCAGAGCCGCCTTTGTAATCAAAAATTCAAAAATTCTGCCTGCGCTGAATGGAACCACTTTCCCGGCGGGAATAACTTTAAAACTGGCTATCGCTGCACCTATTAAAAGCCTGTAGCTTCCCGTAATGAAAAAAACAAGATAAAAAAGCAGAATATAGAGTCTATCAAGAACAGAAATAACACCAAACGTCGGATCAAACATGTTGGCGACTGTTAAGCCCATTGAATAACTGATAAGCTCCGCCGCATAGGAAACAATTCCTATAAAAATCGCCGTAACAAGGGCAAAAGAGAGACCTATAAAAACTTCCTTTAAAACCATAGCCGCCATATCAATAAGTGTATAGTGTTCTATCGGAACCTGAACGTTAACTATCATAGAAACAAAAAATGACAGTGAAACAATAAGAATAACTCTTACATTTACAGGAACCATAGAAGTATTAATAAAAGGAAAAGCCATAAAAAAAGCACCCAGCCTGGACAAAACAGCGAAGAAACCACCTATCTGAGAGGGCGTAATAAATCCGTTCATTTCAGCAGCGACGCAATCAGGTTAAAGTTTTCTTTAGTGTAATCAACAAGCTTCACCATCATCCAGCTTCCAAAAATAAAAAGAGCAATAATCGCAGCAAGAATTTTGGGGATAAAGGTAAGCGTCATTTCATGAATCTGAGTGGCAGCTTGAAAAATGCTTATAACCAGACCAACAACAAATGTGATAAGCAGAACCGGTGTTCCCACAAGGAGGGTAACTTTCAACATGCTGTGACCAACCGTTATAGCCTGATCTATCGTCATCGATAACTCCCGACAATTGCTTTAACCAAAAGCTCCCACCCGTCGGCAAGAACAAAAAGTATCAATTTAAAAGGAAGTGATAACATCATCGGTGGAATCATCATCATACCCATCGACATGAGAATGCTTGCAACCAACATATCTATAACGATAAACGGCAGGTATATCACAAACACAACTATGAAAGCCGTTTTTATCTCGCTTATCATGAAAGCAGGAATAAGAGTGATCATGGAAAGCTCATCGGGTGATTTAACCTCTTTTCCAGACAGATTTATAAAAAGCTTAAGATCCTCCTTTCTGGTATTCTTAAGCATAAACTCTTTAATAGGTTGCATCGACCGTTTTATAGCTTCAACATCTGTTATCTCTTTTTTCATGTAAGGTTGAATCGCCACCTCGTCTATTTGCTTAAAAACTGGCTGCATAACGAAAAAGGTTAAAAATAAAGAAAGGGCGATAACCACCTGATTTGGCGGTGTTTGAGGTGTTCCAAGAGCGTTCCTTAAAAGGGAAAGAATTATGACGATACGGGTAAAAGCTGTAACAGTTATAAGGATAGCCGGTGCAAGAGTAAGAATTGTCAAAAGCAGAATAATTTTCAAATTAACATCTAAATTTCCCAAATTAGACACAATGTTTTGAAGAGTCTCCCCGTGTGCAGCGGCAGGAACCATTAGAACGAACAAACTACATGTCAGAATCTTCTTCATTACTCCACTCTTTAAGTTTCTTAAAACCTGTTTCATCAAAAGATAGAAGTATTTTACTATCTTTCACCTCTATCAGAACAAAACCTCTGTTTCTTGAAATATACTTTATTTCAATAATTTTTATAGAACCGGAACGGCCGGTTTTCATCGGAAAAGAGATTTTCCCAACAGAAAAATAGATAACGGCAAGCGAAACAACAATAATGAGAAAAACTACAATTAACTTTAAGAGATAAGTCTCAATCAAGGTCTATCACCTTAACGCCAAACTTATCATTTACAACGATAAGCTCACCAACACCAAACCGCTGCCCGTTTATTTTTATTGAGAGAAACTCCTCCATCGTTTTATCAAGGGGGATAATATCCCCCTCTTTAAGCTTCAAAAGATATCCGAAAGGTTTTACCGTTTTCCCAACCTCAACAGACAGATCAAGGGTAATGTCTTTCAAATCTTCTATCTTTATCATTACACTATCCCGTCTGAATTATAAAGTCAGTAAAGTAAACATTTTTAACACCACCAAGGGGAAGTATGGCGTTTACTCTCTTGGCTATCTCTTCTTTCAAAAATTCTATACCTTCCGGAGTCTTTAGATCGGATGAACGTTTCGTCAAAAGAAGTGTTATTATTGCATCCTTTATTTCAGGAAGTCGCTTCTCCACCTCCTGCTGAACTTTCTGATTTTTAAGCTCAAGTATAATAGAAATCCTTAGGTATCTCTCTATATCTTTATCTGCAAGGTTAACCGTAAAAGTGCCGAGGTCAAACATTATCCCGACATTTTCGGTGGCTTTAATCTCCTCTATTATCTTCTGTGTCTGCTTCTCCTGAGAAACTTTCTGATTTTTGGCAAAAATAAATTTATAAGCGGCAAAACCGCCACCACCTAAAACAAGAAGCAAAACAACAAGAAGAATTAGCTTTTTCTTGCCACCACCCTGCTGCTGCTCACCTTCAGCCGGAACCTGCTCCTGCTTTTCCTCTTCCGCCATACATCCCTCAACTCATCGATATTTTTATAAGACCCTTAAAAATTTACCTCTTAATGTTCATCGTTTCCTGAAGAATCTGGTCATCAGTCGTTATCACTCTTGCATTTGCCTGGTAGGCTCTCTGGGCAGTAATAAGATTAATAAACTCAGAAGCTATGTCAACGTTTGACATCTCAAGCATCCCACTTCTTATCTTGGAAATAACACCACCTGGCATGATAACCGGCGTAAAGGTCTGCTGGTTGGGAAGGTATAGCCAGCTTCCCTTCCTGGTGAGAATCTCCTTATCTTTAAATGTGGCTATTGCAAGCCTCGCAATATCTTTAACTTTACCGTTAGTGTAAGAGGCTTTTATGATACCATCCTCACTTACAGAAACGGCCATCAGATCGCCTTTGCTGTTTCCGTCCTGTTCTGCATAGAATATGAAGTCTGAAGCAACCTGTCTCATACCGTCAAACTGAAGACTTATATTCATGGGACTGGTAGCACCGTTCGTAAGCACCACGGAGACTGTTGTGGGTGAACCGCCGGTTAAGTTACCGTCACTGTCAAACGTAAGAGTGGTGCTTCCTACCTCTGTAGTCGTATCTCCGTCAGCATAAACATGGACATCCCAGGAGTTTGTCGCCGCATCTGTATGAACGAAGTAAAGATCAAGCGTATGAGGATTGCCAAGAGAATCGTAAACAGTTACAGAGTTTACATAGTTATAGGTCGTTGAATCTGTCGGATTAAAAGCAGCAGCAGGCAGAACAGGTGCTCTTGAGTCAAGATTGCTCGGTTCTTTCATCTTTACGTAGGTGGTTTTTGCAGGCTGCATACTCATAGGTATGTTGATGCTTCCAATTGAACCCGACATATTTCCAACATCATCAAGCATCCATCCCTGAACTTTCATACCGAGCATATTTATAAGATCACCATTTGCATCAAGCCTGAACTGACCATTCCTTGTGTAGTATGTAACACCGTCGTTAGACCTTACCATAAAGAAGCCTTCACCATCAAGAGCCATATCAAGAGGATTGTTGGTGTTCATAAAGGTTCCTTGAGAAAAATCTTTGACAGTTGCACCAACAAAAACACCACCACCAATTTCTCTATTTATTGGAGAACCATTGCTGTAAGTTGTAAGGCTGCTCGCAAGTAAATCTTCAAAAACTGCCCTTTCCGCTTTATATCCCACCGTGTTTACATTAGCTATGTTATCTGAAATAACTGAAAGCCAGTTCTTTTCAGCATTTAATCCTGTAAAAGCCGTATAGAATGACTGTAGCATATCACCCTCCTATTCCTACAAGTTTAGAATCATCTATCGTAAATGAAGAAGTGCTCAAAACGATTGAGCCGTCACTTTCCTTCTCAACACCCGTAACAAGAGCCTGACTTATTACCGTTGCATCTACCGGATTACCGCCTGATGTAGCCTCAACGCTAACCGTGTAATAACCATCAGGAAGGGAAGGATTATCAATAGAAATTGGATATGAAACGCCACCCTGAAGGTTGTATAGCGTCTCAGAATCAACAACGTTACCGGCTGAGTCGAGAATATTTACCTTAACGGTATCGGCCGCCGAATCAAGTTTAATTTCAGCATAGCCGGAGCCACCTTCAATATATGTTCTATTACCTTCATACTTAACTACTTTTCCAATAAGAGAAGAGGCCGTCAAAAGCGCATTGGATTGGTTTGCTTCCAGCAATTGCTTAACGCTCGTTTCAAAGTCATCGTAAGTCTGAAGTTCTTCAAGCTTCACCGTATTATCTATAAAATCTGAAATGTCCTCCGCCTGCAGAGGATCCTGCCATTGAAGGTCTGCAAGGAGAACTTTAAGAAAATCCTCCTGTGACATTTTCGAATTATCATAATTGGCATCAACAATCTTAACTTGCTGAGCGTCAGGATTATATGTTATTCCACTGATATCCATACTTTCCCCCTTCGTTACCTATATATTCTATCAAAGATTTCAAAGAGGACAAGCTCTCCTCAAGGGAAACTCTCTCTTCTATCCGTTGCTTCATAAACTCTTCCATCTTATTATGAACAGCCATCGCAAGATCAATCTTTGGATTTGTCCCCTTTTTATAAAGACCAAGATTTATCATATCCTGACTCTCTCTGTAAGTTGCTTCAAGGTCAATAAAAAAGGACTGCCACCTTAAAACCTCTTCAGGTACAAGTTGAGGTGTTAAACGGCTTATGCTCTTTAATATATCTATTGCCGGAAAAATTCTTCTATTTGCAAGAGTCCTGGAAAGGACTATGTGACCATCAAGAAAACCAACCGCTGCATCAGCTACAGGATCAAGCGCAATCTCATCTCCTTCAACTAAAACTGTGTAGATTCCCGTTATACTTCCCTGTCCGGCAAAATTCCCTGCCCTCTCTATAACTTTTGAAAGGAGGGAAAAGACTGAAGGAACGTAACCCTTGGTTGTCGGTGGTTCTCCAACAGTTAGGCCAATTTCCCTCTGTGCCATGGCAAGTCTCGTCAGAGAATCAAGGAGAAGAAGAACATCGTTATTTTGAGAAGAGAAATACTCTGCAATGGCACAACCTGTAAGAACAGCTCTTATCTTTGCTAAGGGCGGCTGATCCGACGTTGCGACAACAACCACAGACTTTTTAAGACCTTCCTCGCCCAGGTTATCCTCTATAAATTCCCTTACCTCTCTACCCCGCTCACCAACTAAAACAATAACATTAACATCCGCTGCCGTGTAGCGAGCAATCATTCCTAAAAGGGTACTTTTTCCAACACCGGCACCTGAAAAGATACCTATACGCTGGCCTTTCCCAACCGTAAGAAGAGCATTAATACTGCGAATGCCTAAATCTAACGGCTCACGGATTCTATCCCTTTTGAGAGGATTTATAGATTCCCCTTGAAGGTAGGTAAAGTCAGTATAGGTAATCCTATCTCTATTAAGAGGCTTTCCAAATGGATCTATAACTGTCCCAAGAAGTTCCCTGGAAACACCAATTTTAACGGAACCTGGCTTTGGCTCTATTTTACTTCCTGCACTAATTCCGGTGGTGTCTGAATACGCCATGAGAAGCGTTCTGCCGTCTTTAAATCCAACAACCTCTGCCTCTACTTTACCATCTATCGTGCAAAAATCACCAAGACAAACCTTTGGAAGAGCACTCTCTATCAAAGGTCCCTTTACGCCTGTTACCTTTCCAATAATCCTATACTGAGGAAGATTTCTTAATCTCTCTTTCAATCTCTTCCCTCAATAGTGAAAATTTCTCTTTAATGTCGTGAACAACTGTGAAATCCTCAAACTTTATAACAAAATTGCCCGGTTCTAACTCCTTATTAATCTTCACAGTTATTCCATTAATATCTTTCAAAACAGCCCCTAAACGCTCATCAGCTTCTATAGAAATAACTGTTGATGTTGATTTAAACTCTTCCAGAATCTCTTCAATTTTCTCTTTTATAAAGGGAAGATTGTCGTCACTTATCAAGAGAAAGCGGAAAATCTCTTCAAGAGAATCGGCGACTATCTCAAGTATTTTCCTTGTAAATTTAACGTTTTCTTCCCGCATAGAACCTACAAACCGTTTCACTTCCCTTTTCAGGTTCTCTACTTCCCTCTTTACAACATCGTCTATCTTTCTCTTTTCTATCTCAAACCTTTGCTCCCACTCTTGTCTGGCATCCTCCCTCCCTTTTTCATAGCCCTTCTTAAAAGCCTCTTCTTCTGTCCTTTTCAAAATTTTTCTATACTTTTTTTCAAGCTCCTCAATACGGGCAATGTAAATTCTTTCCACTTCCTCAGGTGACATATTTTTTCTTTCAGAACCACTCAAAAGATGGGAAAAATCATCAAGGTTAAGCATTCTGTTTCTCCCCAAGCCATTCTCTTAAAAGCTCCGCTATAAGCTCGGGATGTTCCTTTGTTATTTCAAGAATTTTTATATAGGAAGGTTCCGACTTTATATCAAAGCTTTCTATCTCTTTTCTCTCTTTTTCCATCTTCTCTTCAGCCGTCTGGATGGCTTCACCGTAAGCTTTTACCGCTGCAGATTGAACGGCAGGCATTGCTTCAGGTGCTCGCTTTTTCCTCTTTAATACTAAGAATAGAGTACCTGCAAGGAGAAGAAATGCAACACCACCACCGATAGCCACAGGAATTACCGGAAAAACTTTACCGGTCACAATATTTTCCTCTGGTGGCGGTACTTCAAACGGAACACTTACAACCGTGACTTTATCTCCCCGTTTCTCGTCGTAACCTATTACGCTTTTGACAAGATTTTCATAGGTTTTAAGCTCCTCTGGCGTTCTTGGGAAAAACTCCTCTTTTTCCTTTCCGTCCTTTCCTTTAACCTTCTTGTACCGACCATCTATAAGAACACCAACACTTATCCTTTTAACAACAAAGATAGGAGCAACCGTTTTCTCAACGGTTTTTGAAACATCATAGTTAGTGGTAACATCCTTTTTCTCTCTGCTGCTTTTTACGGTTCCATTACCACCGTTGCTTATAACCGGCGGAACGTTCGTTCCACTACCCGGAACACCTGAAGGTTTCTCTTCTACACCTTTTTCACTTTCTTGAATCTTTCTTTCACTAACAACAGCAGTCATATCCGGATCGTAGATTTCAGACTGCTTCTCTAACTTTCCTGTCTCTATCTCGACGGTAGCACGTGCAATAACTCTGTTTGAACCAAGGGCTTTTGAAAGTATAGATTCAACCTTCCTCTCAATATCCCTCTCAAGCTCTTTCTTTATTGCAAGTTCTTTATTTGAATCAGTGGTGTTATCTTCTTCAAGCATGTCGGAAAGAACACGTCCTCTGTTATCCACAACAGTAACGTTCTGCGGTTTCAATCCGGGAACGGCATGAGAAACGAGAAAAACAATAGCTTTAACCTGCTCTTTTGTAAGATCTTTCCCGGGCCAGAGCCTCAAAATAACGGAAGCTTTTGGCTCTTCAGTTTCTCTTACAAAAACGGACTCTTTTGGAAGAGCAATGTTGACTTTATCACTCCAGACGGCATCTATCTGCTGAATTGTCTTCTCAAGTTCACCTTCAAGGGCACGAAGATACTCTATGTGTTCCTGAAACTGGGTTATTCCAAGTTTCGGTTCATCAAATATTTCAAACCCGACTATCTTTCCAGAAGGAAGCCCTTTAGCGGCAAGTTTAAGTCTCACATCGTAAACCTTGTCCTTTGGAACAAGAATAATACTTCCGTTACCCTCAACCTTATACGGAATGTGCTCTTCCTGAAGGACTGTGAGAATATTGCCCGCGTCATCGGGACTCAAATGGGTATAGAGAACAGCATAATCAACATTTGAAGCCATTTTAACAACAGCAATTGAAAGAAAAGAAATAAGGGCAAGGCTTCCAATAAGAATGGCAAGCCCCTTTATATTTGCATACTTCGACACAACTTCCGAAAATTTATTCTTAATCTCTTCCGAATTCACCTATTTAACCTCATTAAACCTGCATTCTCATTATCTCCTGATAGCTTTCAAGTGCCTTGTTTTTAATCTCAACAAGCAACCTCAGGGATAATTCTGATTTAGATATGGTATATAAAAGCTCCTCAAAATTCTGAACATTACCATCCATCAGCTTTCTTTCAGCTTCAGAAGCAGCTTTCAAATCATTGTTAACATCTCTTATAAAGTTTTCAAATATCTCCTCAAACCCGCTCTTTTTATCTAACTTTTTATCTGATACTGCAGGAAGTACATTAAAAACCGCGTCGTTTTCTACTTTCATCATTGCTCCCCTTAAACTCTGAGGATTTCAAGACTTGAAGTTAACATATTTTTATGAGTATTAAAAGCTGTTAAATTTGCCTCATAGGCTCTCATTGCAGAAATCATATCAACCATCTCTTTCACAGGGTCAACATTTGGAAGTTTTACATATCCCGTTTTATCCGCAAGTGGACTGGAAGGATCATACTTTTCTCTAAACGGCGAATTATCGTAAACTATCTTTTTAACCCTGACTTCTTCAAGGGGAACTTTACCGTCAGAGGTGAGCAGCGTCTCAAAAACAGGGACTTTTCTTATGTATGGCTGTTTTGTTTCTGGATCTATTGAATTTGCATTTGCAAGATTACTTGAAGCAATATCCATACGAATTCTTTCTGCTTCCATTCCAGTTAATGATATTTCAAGACCTTTAAAAAGCACTTTTTATTACCTCCCCGTGATGCTTATTTTTAATTTTGCAAGTTCCACATGTAAACTTTGAACCATCGTTTTATACATGATAGCGGTTTCTGCCAGTTTACCCAATTCCTCATCAACGTTCACCCTGTTTTTATCGTAACCGGCAATTTTATTAAGTTCCACTACCTTAAACTGTGCCTTATCGCACGGCTCAGGTTCTATGTGTTTTGGATCTGTTGTCTTTAATTTTAACGTTTCTTTATCCAGGCATTTTTCGAATTTTAGATCCTTCGGCACATACCCCGGTGTATCAGCATTGGCTATGTTGCTCTGTATCACTTTTGAACGTTCAAGGTAGTAAGCAGCCGTTTCTGAAATAGCATCCGTTTTTCCCCACAGCTCACTCATTTTTCAACTTCCTGTATATGATTTGATCTTCATAAACAATCTGAGCTATCCTGCTCATAGTATCTTTACACATTCTAACTTTTGGCAGTATAGCCTCTGCAAGGTTTATTTTATCAAGTCTTGAAAGAGATATAAGTTTTGCAGAAGCCAAAAAACAGTTGTTACTTTTGGGCTCTATAACATCTATTACTTTTAAACATCCTTCGTAATTATTAATAGCTAACAAATAAGAAATAGTTTTATAAATGGCCAACTTCAAAACCGGGTCTTTATCGTAAAATTCAGCAATCTTTTTTTTGTTTTCTTTTATTATCCACATTGCCCTTTGTGGATTTTTTTGCTCTATACTCGCAAGAATCTCATAAGCCTTTACCTCTATATCATCAGATGGACATATGTCTTCCATCTCTCTCAACATAGGCAAAAATTCTTTTGCGGATTTTCCAAGAAAAACAAGATTTTTGATGTAAATTTTATAATAACGACAGTTCCTTTTTTTTACTTTTTTTAATATTTCTAAAGAGTCGTTAAAATCCTTACTTTCCGTTAAAGCTTCTGCAAGCATCAAAAGGTCATTGTCATCTCTCCATTTAGCAGCAATATAGCGTATAAGATTCAATCTCTCTTTCCTCTCATTACACTTACCTAAGGCTTCCGCTATTTTTATAAGTGTTTCCTTATCAAAAATTACCTTAAAAAAGTCCGGATTCGTTTTATAAAGTTCACACAACCTTTTAGAAGCAAGTTTTAAAAGATAAGGTTTCCACTCCCTAACGATAAATTCTTTCTGTTCATATTTAAGCTGTTTAGGAAAAACCAGAGAAATTTCCCATTCAAGCTGCTTAAAAAGGTTATCGCTGTCGGTCTGCAAAACGTAGGCACCGAAGTTTGCCAGAGCAAAAGCACCAAGATAAGTGTCTCTCGAATGAATCAACGTTTCAAGCACAAATCTCAAAGGTTGCTTAAACGCTTTTATATCTGTCTGCTGTAGCCTGTATTTTAAAGCTGGATCCTTTTCCATTAGAGCTATTAACTTTAACTTGGCAATTGTGGTTTCCGGAGAATCTGGATATGTCGTTACAAGGTTGTAGTATGTAGCTACTGCAAGTTTCTTATCTCCCTTTTTTAATTCAGTATCACCAAGACGCAACATCGCTTTCCTTATAACACTCTTATCCCTTGTAAGACTTATTATTCTCTTAAAAAGCTGCTCTGCAAGACGGTAATCACCTTTCCTGTAAATATCCTCTGCAACAAGGTAGTAATATTCAGGATTTTCTATAAGATAGGCTTCGTTTTTTCTGTAGGTTTTAAAAAAGTATCTGAAAGCTTCCCTGTACTTACCTTTACTGAAAAGTATTAAGCCTTTCAAAAACTCAAGTTCTTTCTCATCCTGCCTTGTTAAAGGAGAGGTTGACAGCAGAATATAATATTCATCTACAATATCCGGCCTCCTCAGATAAACAGCAGACCTTAGAATTCCTATAACAGTTTTTATCTGTTGTCTATCATTTTTAGCTTTTAGAAAAGCAACTCTGTATATGTCAAGACTTTTATCGTAAAAACCTAAATTTTCATAAATGCGAGCTTTCGTGTAGTAAAAATCCCAATCAACATTTTTAACTGTATTAAAGTAAAGCTGGAGAAGATCCAGAGCCTGCCATAGATATTCTTTATCACCAATCTTTCTGCCTATCTTCATGTAGGTTTTTGAAAGCATAAAAAGAGCTTTTCTATAATAGTCATCTCTCTTTTTATCTTTAGCTAATATTTTCAAAAAATATTCAAGTGCCGCGTTGTAAGAGCCTATTTTATACTGATACATTCCCTTTTTTAACCAGATTTCCGGCTTATAAACAAACACACTTTCTTCTGTTCTTTTTATCGTATTATTCCCTTCATTGGTGACAGCAAAAGCATTGCAGAAAAAAATAAAAGATAGAAGGACAATAATGGCTCTCACTATTACACCCTTATTTCTACTGAAGAACTTTCATCCTCTCTGTAAAATGTCTCAGAATAAAGATTTTTACCGCGGGACTTGATTTTAACACGAAATCCAGAAAGTCCGGTACTATTTAAAATTTCTCTGATTTCATCGCTAAGACCTGCAGCGTTAAAAACAGACTGTGGTAACTCTATGGAAATATTGAGAAACTTCCTGACCATACTTGCCCTTACTCTCATATCTTCAAATGTCGCCGTAAGAGTGTACTTAGTGCCGTTTCCTACATCTGCCTTTCCACTCTGTCCCCTATTTCCCTGAGAAAACCCTTTGCCTTCTTTGTGCAAACTTTTCTGGACTGAAAGCGAAGCTTGAGCAACAGATTCAGAGTGAGAAACACTGAGTTTATGTGATGCTTCCTGTTTTGCAGAACTAAAAGCATCTAAATTTCCAGCCTGACTTTCAGCATTTTCTGTTACTTTGTCAGAAAGTTTGGGAGTTTCTTTTCTCATAGTAGAAACAGCACTATCCACTTTCTCTTTATAACTTACAATTTTAAATCTCTTGTCCACATTTGAATTATTAATCCTCTTATTATGAGAAATCGGAAACCGAACTATTCTGTTTGTCTTCTTAAAAACAGCCTCTCCATTTTTCAAAAGAGAAAC from Desulfurobacterium sp. TC5-1 harbors:
- a CDS encoding FlgD immunoglobulin-like domain containing protein, coding for MDISGITYNPDAQQVKIVDANYDNSKMSQEDFLKVLLADLQWQDPLQAEDISDFIDNTVKLEELQTYDDFETSVKQLLEANQSNALLTASSLIGKVVKYEGNRTYIEGGSGYAEIKLDSAADTVKVNILDSAGNVVDSETLYNLQGGVSYPISIDNPSLPDGYYTVSVEATSGGNPVDATVISQALVTGVEKESDGSIVLSTSSFTIDDSKLVGIGG
- the flgB gene encoding flagellar basal body rod protein FlgB produces the protein MSELWGKTDAISETAAYYLERSKVIQSNIANADTPGYVPKDLKFEKCLDKETLKLKTTDPKHIEPEPCDKAQFKVVELNKIAGYDKNRVNVDEELGKLAETAIMYKTMVQSLHVELAKLKISITGR
- the fliP gene encoding flagellar type III secretion system pore protein FliP (The bacterial flagellar biogenesis protein FliP forms a type III secretion system (T3SS)-type pore required for flagellar assembly.) encodes the protein MKKILTCSLFVLMVPAAAHGETLQNIVSNLGNLDVNLKIILLLTILTLAPAILITVTAFTRIVIILSLLRNALGTPQTPPNQVVIALSLFLTFFVMQPVFKQIDEVAIQPYMKKEITDVEAIKRSMQPIKEFMLKNTRKEDLKLFINLSGKEVKSPDELSMITLIPAFMISEIKTAFIVVFVIYLPFIVIDMLVASILMSMGMMMIPPMMLSLPFKLILFVLADGWELLVKAIVGSYR
- a CDS encoding flagellar hook protein FlgE, coding for MLQSFYTAFTGLNAEKNWLSVISDNIANVNTVGYKAERAVFEDLLASSLTTYSNGSPINREIGGGVFVGATVKDFSQGTFMNTNNPLDMALDGEGFFMVRSNDGVTYYTRNGQFRLDANGDLINMLGMKVQGWMLDDVGNMSGSIGSINIPMSMQPAKTTYVKMKEPSNLDSRAPVLPAAAFNPTDSTTYNYVNSVTVYDSLGNPHTLDLYFVHTDAATNSWDVHVYADGDTTTEVGSTTLTFDSDGNLTGGSPTTVSVVLTNGATSPMNISLQFDGMRQVASDFIFYAEQDGNSKGDLMAVSVSEDGIIKASYTNGKVKDIARLAIATFKDKEILTRKGSWLYLPNQQTFTPVIMPGGVISKIRSGMLEMSNVDIASEFINLITAQRAYQANARVITTDDQILQETMNIKR
- the fliF gene encoding flagellar basal-body MS-ring/collar protein FliF, which produces MNSEEIKNKFSEVVSKYANIKGLAILIGSLALISFLSIAVVKMASNVDYAVLYTHLSPDDAGNILTVLQEEHIPYKVEGNGSIILVPKDKVYDVRLKLAAKGLPSGKIVGFEIFDEPKLGITQFQEHIEYLRALEGELEKTIQQIDAVWSDKVNIALPKESVFVRETEEPKASVILRLWPGKDLTKEQVKAIVFLVSHAVPGLKPQNVTVVDNRGRVLSDMLEEDNTTDSNKELAIKKELERDIERKVESILSKALGSNRVIARATVEIETGKLEKQSEIYDPDMTAVVSERKIQESEKGVEEKPSGVPGSGTNVPPVISNGGNGTVKSSREKKDVTTNYDVSKTVEKTVAPIFVVKRISVGVLIDGRYKKVKGKDGKEKEEFFPRTPEELKTYENLVKSVIGYDEKRGDKVTVVSVPFEVPPPEENIVTGKVFPVIPVAIGGGVAFLLLAGTLFLVLKRKKRAPEAMPAVQSAAVKAYGEAIQTAEEKMEKERKEIESFDIKSEPSYIKILEITKEHPELIAELLREWLGEKQNA
- the fliE gene encoding flagellar hook-basal body complex protein FliE; this translates as MMKVENDAVFNVLPAVSDKKLDKKSGFEEIFENFIRDVNNDLKAASEAERKLMDGNVQNFEELLYTISKSELSLRLLVEIKNKALESYQEIMRMQV
- a CDS encoding flagellar basal body-associated protein FliL; its protein translation is MAEEEKQEQVPAEGEQQQGGGKKKLILLVVLLLVLGGGGFAAYKFIFAKNQKVSQEKQTQKIIEEIKATENVGIMFDLGTFTVNLADKDIERYLRISIILELKNQKVQQEVEKRLPEIKDAIITLLLTKRSSDLKTPEGIEFLKEEIAKRVNAILPLGGVKNVYFTDFIIQTG
- a CDS encoding FliM/FliN family flagellar motor switch protein, producing the protein MIKIEDLKDITLDLSVEVGKTVKPFGYLLKLKEGDIIPLDKTMEEFLSIKINGQRFGVGELIVVNDKFGVKVIDLD
- a CDS encoding flagellar biosynthetic protein FliR, whose product is MNGFITPSQIGGFFAVLSRLGAFFMAFPFINTSMVPVNVRVILIVSLSFFVSMIVNVQVPIEHYTLIDMAAMVLKEVFIGLSFALVTAIFIGIVSYAAELISYSMGLTVANMFDPTFGVISVLDRLYILLFYLVFFITGSYRLLIGAAIASFKVIPAGKVVPFSAGRIFEFLITKAALLFSLAFKLAFPVMLTLFVTNLALALINRLIPQINVFIVGLPLQIFVGLFALIVGFSAIVYAISSLVEMLTSNLFTLIKLFGG
- the flgC gene encoding flagellar basal body rod protein FlgC, producing the protein MLFKGLEISLTGMEAERIRMDIASSNLANANSIDPETKQPYIRKVPVFETLLTSDGKVPLEEVRVKKIVYDNSPFREKYDPSSPLADKTGYVKLPNVDPVKEMVDMISAMRAYEANLTAFNTHKNMLTSSLEILRV
- the fliQ gene encoding flagellar biosynthesis protein FliQ → MTIDQAITVGHSMLKVTLLVGTPVLLITFVVGLVISIFQAATQIHEMTLTFIPKILAAIIALFIFGSWMMVKLVDYTKENFNLIASLLK
- a CDS encoding FliI/YscN family ATPase — translated: MKERLRNLPQYRIIGKVTGVKGPLIESALPKVCLGDFCTIDGKVEAEVVGFKDGRTLLMAYSDTTGISAGSKIEPKPGSVKIGVSRELLGTVIDPFGKPLNRDRITYTDFTYLQGESINPLKRDRIREPLDLGIRSINALLTVGKGQRIGIFSGAGVGKSTLLGMIARYTAADVNVIVLVGERGREVREFIEDNLGEEGLKKSVVVVATSDQPPLAKIRAVLTGCAIAEYFSSQNNDVLLLLDSLTRLAMAQREIGLTVGEPPTTKGYVPSVFSLLSKVIERAGNFAGQGSITGIYTVLVEGDEIALDPVADAAVGFLDGHIVLSRTLANRRIFPAIDILKSISRLTPQLVPEEVLRWQSFFIDLEATYRESQDMINLGLYKKGTNPKIDLAMAVHNKMEEFMKQRIEERVSLEESLSSLKSLIEYIGNEGGKYGYQWNNI